The genome window TGACAACCGGGCGTTCGTCGCGCTGGCCGTCGGTCGCGAATTTGACGAAGTAATACAGGTCGAAGAAGATGGCTTCCCCGGCGATGTCTTTCATAAAAATATCTTTGGCGTAGATGTGCTCAACCACCCCACCCCGACCCCGTACGGATTTGAAGCGTAAGCCTTTGTCGGTGCCCATGAACGTACAGTTCGACACGAAAATGTAGCGGGCTCCCCCACTCATCTCACTCCCGACAACGAAACCTCCGTGCCCATTATAAACCGTATTATTCCGGATAATGCCGTTTTCGGTCGGCATGCCCCGCTTGCGTCCTTCTTCATCTTTGCCCGATTTTATGCAGATCGCATCATCGCCCACATCGAGCGTACAGCCTTCGATCAGGAAATTTTTGCAGGATTCGATGTCCATGCCATCACCGTTCTGGGCGTATTCCGGATTTTTCGTGGTCACATTCCGTATCGTCAGATCCTGACACATCAGAGGATGCATACACCAGGCGGCTGAATTCTGGAACGTAACGCCTTCCAGCAGCACCTTTTTGCAACCGGTCAGCACCACCAGATTTGGCCGAAGAAAGTCTTTCATGTCCTCAAAACTCGCCAGCGGCTTCTCGGATGACAGAAGCATACTCCGGCCCTCGGTGCTCACCTTTTTGAACTGCTCACTGGGATACCAAGTCGTGCCATCGTCTTTCAGCACCCCGCCCGAGGCCACTTTCGCCTTCCACTGGTTTTCGGTCAATTGCCCTTTGTTAACGGCCCGCCACACATCCCCGTTTCCATCCACGATTCCCTGTCCGGTGATGGCAACATTCTCCAGATTCGTACCCGAAACCGGCGATTGGTTACGGGCGGCCCGCTTTCCTTCATAGACGCCTTCCACCAGTACATACTGACTTTTGTCGGTGGTGAACAGCAACGTAGCCGCCTTTTTCAGATGCAGATTAACGTTACTTTTCAACTCGATCGGGCCGGTCAACCACAAACCGCTCGGCACCAGCACAACGCCCCCTCCTTTCTGGTTGCAGGCGGCTATAGCCGCGTTTATCGCTTTGGTATTCAAGGTGATGCCATCGGATTTTGCCCCGTGAGCGAGAATCGTTATCGTGTCTTTCCGAAACGTCGGCTGGGCAATTTTCGGGAGATTTGTCCAGCTGTACGTGGGAGTAGACTGGGCCTGAATAGCCAACGGAACCAGCGTGGTGAGCCAAAGGCTGAGAAATCGATACCATTTAATCATTGTCTTTTATGGACGGTTTTGTCGTGGGTAGTCGTGTTGAGTCAACAGGTTATTCGCGCATCACTAACTGGCCTTTACCTCCCCCCGTCCCCTTTCCTGTTTTCAGGAAAGGGGACGGGGGGAGGTAACAACCGCTCCCCTTGTTTCGGGGGAAGGATTGGGATGGGGTAAAGCCTATAGCCTACTGATAACCCTGGTTTTGCGTGAACTCCGTTTTGTTGCTGATGGCGTCCAGTTGGGTTTGCGGAATCGGGCGCAACACCTGAAAGTCCTGGAGGTTGACCGCGTTGTCGGGCGCGTTGGCCCGAATGCGTTCCAGCAGTTTGCCGGTACGTTTCAGGTCGAACCAGCGAAGTTGCTCGCCAGCCAGTTCACGGGCACGCTCATCCAGAATGTAGTCGAGTGTTACCTGAGCGGCTGTAATTTGCATAGCGGCTGCCTTACCCGCTTTGGCAGCACGGGTGCGGAGTACGTTAATGTAGTCAGCCGCAGCCTGCAAGTTGCCCAGTTTCATCTGAGCCTCAGCGGCAATCAGGTATACCTCGGCCAGCCGGATCACAAACACATCGCGGGCACTCTGGGCTTCGTTCAGGCTGGCGCGGGTGGGGTCCATGAACTTCGACAGAGTTGGATAGCGCAGGTTGTCTTTCACCGTTCCGTTGGCGTTATAAATCTTGC of Spirosoma agri contains these proteins:
- a CDS encoding glycoside hydrolase family 28 protein translates to MIKWYRFLSLWLTTLVPLAIQAQSTPTYSWTNLPKIAQPTFRKDTITILAHGAKSDGITLNTKAINAAIAACNQKGGGVVLVPSGLWLTGPIELKSNVNLHLKKAATLLFTTDKSQYVLVEGVYEGKRAARNQSPVSGTNLENVAITGQGIVDGNGDVWRAVNKGQLTENQWKAKVASGGVLKDDGTTWYPSEQFKKVSTEGRSMLLSSEKPLASFEDMKDFLRPNLVVLTGCKKVLLEGVTFQNSAAWCMHPLMCQDLTIRNVTTKNPEYAQNGDGMDIESCKNFLIEGCTLDVGDDAICIKSGKDEEGRKRGMPTENGIIRNNTVYNGHGGFVVGSEMSGGARYIFVSNCTFMGTDKGLRFKSVRGRGGVVEHIYAKDIFMKDIAGEAIFFDLYYFVKFATDGQRDERPVVNDGTPIFRDMKFENIVCTGAKKGVFIRGLPEMAVKNITMEKMVLEADKGVELIDASGIRFTNVRLITKSTKPVILVDNSSNLTFDTIQYDPQASLLFSINGERSQAIQVTNTDVAKAKTRAEFSKGALEKNLILSSTN